In the Helianthus annuus cultivar XRQ/B chromosome 11, HanXRQr2.0-SUNRISE, whole genome shotgun sequence genome, one interval contains:
- the LOC110897618 gene encoding uncharacterized protein LOC110897618, producing MALCKCFGYPDFFITITCNPKWPEVQRFLKDTNLSPEDRPDILSRVFKIKLDSICKDLKKNHLFGKASAVVYTIEFQKRGLPHAHLCLFMEPESKLPTVDHVDAFICAEIPDRNQDPELFMLVKEYMIHGPCGNARLSSPCMVDRKCSKGFPKDFQDHTTLDSNGFPLYRRRNNGAFVVKNKIDLDNRSVAASIKYLFKYINKGPDRATIAVVQSDNQSEEQVQDEIKEYYDCRYISACEASWRIFANEVHYRRPSVMRLPFHLPGQQPVVFDPDEDINYVLNKPSVKSSMFLSWMERNKDPNDTLARTLTYVQFPNFYVWKLDKRVWKPRQRKTAIGRIHSVPPSLGEAYFLRILLNKLLFNLGYVIMMNLIYFSYCTTLSIPEHQLKNYALCEIEKFLLRNNSSLRRFQTMPFPDTSSSGSSDSRLIYEERAYDTTHLGNLYDSQLTMLTDEQRSVFEEIMAAVYGKTFLWKTLSAAIRSKGQIVLNVASSGIASLLLDGGRTAHSRFNIPLNLTEDSVCNIKPESDVSKLLHEMKLIIWDEAPMVHKHAFEALDRTMNDVFNIDPSLNSDIRFGGKVIVFGGDFRQILPVVPNGGRQEIFNASLCSSYLWSKCKLLRLTRNMRLTVGRSTADIEEINSFAKWLLDLGEGNVGGPNDGEATIQIPQDLLITDESDPIASLIDFVYPSILQNIKNHNYFSERAILAPNNDVVHEINDRLLSMFPGEEREYLSSDSLYPTEDVNATQQRIYSPDVLNGLKISGLPNHRLVLKVGVPVMLLRNIDQRNGLCNGTRLQVKKLYNRVIEAEIISGANIGTSTYIPRINLIPSDKKIPFAFQMRQFPLAGENKR from the exons ATGGCTTTGTGTAAATGCTTTGGTTATCCGGATTTTTTTATAACCATAACATGCAATCCCAAATGGCCAGAAGTTCAACGCTTTCTCAAAGACACCAATCTCAGTCCGGAAGATAGGCCTGATATCCTTTCCAGAGTGTTCAAAATTAAGCTTGATTCAATTTGCAAAGATTTAAAAAAGAATCATCTATTTGGCAAAGCTTCAGCAG TTGTTTACACAATCGAGTTTCAAAAACGTGGTTTGCCTCATGCCCATTTATGCTTATTCATGGAGCCTGAATCGAAATTACCTACGGTGGACCATGTTGATGCATTTATATGCGCAGAAATACCAGACAGAAATCAAGATCCAGAATTATTCATGCTTGTGAAAGAATATATGATACACGGTCCATGTGGTAATGCTAGGTTGAGCTCTCCATGTATGGTTGATAGGAAGTGTTCAAAAGGATTTCCCAAAGACTTTCAAGATCATACTACACTAGATTCAAACGGGTTTCCATTATACAGAAGGAGAAACAATGGCGCTTTTGTTGTGAAAAATAAAATTGACCTTGATAACAGAAGTGTG GCCGCTTCGATAAAGTATCTGTTTAAATACATTAATAAAGGGCCTGATAGAGCCACTATAGCTGTTGTGCAAAGCGATAATCAATCTGAAGAACAAGTACAAGACGAGATAAAAGAGTATTACGATTGTCGGTATATATCAGCTTGCGAAGCATCTTGGAGGATATTTGCCAATGAAGTACATTATAGAAGACCTTCTGTTATGAGGCTTCCGTTCCATCTACCTGGCCAACAACCTGTTGTTTTCGACCCTGACGAGGATATTAACTATGTTCTAAACAAACCATCTGTTAAATCTTCAATGTTTCTCTCATGGATGGAACGGAATAAAGACCCAAATGACACGTTGGCCCGTACACTTACATATGTTCAGTTCCCCAATTTTTATGTTTGGAAGCTTGATAAGCGAGTCTGGAAACCTAGACAAAGGAAAACAGCAATTGGCAGGATTCATTCCGTCCCTCCGTCACTAGGTGAAGCTTATTTTTTGAGAATTCTGCTTAACAAG ttATTATTTAATCTCGGTTATGTTATTATGATGAATTTGATATATTTTTCGTATTGCACAACGTTATCAATTCCGGAGCACCAACTGAAAAACTATGCTTTGTGCGAGATTGAGAAGTTTTTACTGCGAAATAATTCATCCTTGCGAAGATTTCAAACAATGCCATTTCCAGATACGTCGTCTTCAGGTAGTTCAGATAGTCGTTTGATATACGAGGAGCGGGCCTATGATACAACACACCTTGGAAATCTTTACGATAGTCAGTTGACAATGTTAACTGATGAACAACGCTCTGTGTTTGAAGAAATTATGGCAGCAGTTTATG GTAAAACATTTCTATGGAAGACATTGTCCGCTGCAATTAGATCAAAAGGTCAAATCGTCTTAAATGTTGCTTCAAGTGGAATTGCATCGTTGTTGTTAGATGGTGGCAGGACTGCACATTCCAGGTTTAACATACCTTTGAATCTTACTGAAGACTCTGTATGTAATATAAAACCAGAAAGTGACGTGTCTAAATTACTGCATGAGATGAAATTAATAATTTGGGATGAAGCACCTATGGTACACAAACATGCATTCGAAGCGCTGGATAGAACAATGAATGACGTTTTCAACATCGACCCATCTCTCAATTCAGACATCCGGTTTGGAGGTAAGGTAATTGTTTTTGGTGGCGATTTTAGACAAATATTACCTGTCGTTCCAAACGGTGGAAGACAAGAGATTTTTAATGCCTCCTTATGTTCGTCTTACTTGTGGAGTAAATGTAAATTGCTAAGATTAACAAGAAACATGAGGTTAACCGTTGGAAGGTCGACGGCAGATATTGAAGAAATAAACAGTTTTGCCAAATGGCTTTTGGATTTGGGTGAGGGTAATGTTGGTGGTCCAAATGATGGGGAAGCAACTATTCAAATACCACAAGATCTTCTGATTACTGATGAATCTGACCCAATTGCAAGTTTAATTGATTTTGTTTATCCATCAATCTTGCAAAACATCAAGAACCATAATTATTTCAGTGAGCGCGCTATACTTGCACCGAATAATGATGTTGTGCATGAGATTAATGACAGGTTGCTATCAATGTTTCCTGGTGAAGAAAGAGAGTATCTTAGCTCTGATAGTCTTTATCCGACCGAAGATGTAAATGCTACACAACAAAGAATATACTCTCCGGATGTGCTCAATGGTCTTAAAATATCAGGCTTACCAAATCATAGGTTGGTGCTAAAAGTTGGTGTTCCAGTAATGTTATTACGAAATATTGACCAACGGAATGGGTTGTGCAACGGTACAAGGCTACAAGTAAAAAAGTTGTACAACCGTGTAATAGAAGCCGAGATAATATCTGGTGCAAATATTGGTACTTCTACATATATACCTCGAATtaatttaattccttctgataaAAAGATTCCTTTTGCTTTTCAAATGAGGCAATTTCCACTTGCC GGTGAAAACAAGAGATAG